One genomic segment of Roseovarius carneus includes these proteins:
- the secY gene encoding preprotein translocase subunit SecY: protein MVSAAEQMASNSSWAAFGKATDLRKRIVFTLGLLIVYRLGTFIPVPGIDGGELRQFMEGAAASIGGMLSMFTGGALGRMGIFALGIMPYISASIIVQLMTAMVPALEQLKKEGEQGRKKINQYTRYGTVFLATLQSYGLAVSLQGGGLVTDPGLFFIVSCMITLVGGTMFLMWLGEQITARGIGNGISLIIFVGIIAELPAALAQFFASGRSGAISPAVIIGISLLMVALIAFVVFMERSLRKIHIQYPRRQVGMKVYDGGSSHLPVKVNPAGVIPAIFASSLLLLPTTISTFSGQGDNTSPIMSTLLAYFGPGQPLYLLFFTVMIVFFTYFYTTNVAFKTEDVADNLKNQNGFIPGVRPGKKTEEYLDYVVSRVLVLGSGYLAAVCLLPEVMRAQLSIPFYFGGTSVLIVVSVTMDTIQQVQSHLLAHQYEGLIEKSQLSGKGKKRARRKGTQRK from the coding sequence ATGGTATCTGCAGCAGAACAAATGGCGTCCAATTCAAGCTGGGCTGCCTTCGGGAAGGCCACGGACCTTCGCAAACGCATCGTTTTTACGCTGGGTCTATTGATTGTCTATCGCCTTGGTACCTTCATTCCGGTGCCCGGTATCGACGGGGGAGAGCTTCGCCAGTTCATGGAAGGGGCCGCCGCCAGCATCGGCGGGATGCTCAGCATGTTCACCGGCGGCGCGCTTGGCCGGATGGGTATTTTCGCCCTCGGCATCATGCCCTATATCTCGGCCTCGATCATCGTGCAGCTGATGACGGCCATGGTCCCCGCGCTTGAGCAACTCAAGAAAGAGGGCGAGCAGGGCCGCAAGAAAATCAACCAATACACGCGCTACGGCACGGTTTTCCTCGCAACTCTGCAATCTTATGGTCTTGCTGTGAGCCTTCAGGGTGGCGGTCTTGTGACCGATCCGGGCCTCTTTTTCATCGTCTCATGCATGATCACTCTCGTGGGCGGCACCATGTTCCTGATGTGGCTGGGTGAGCAGATCACCGCGCGCGGCATCGGCAACGGTATCTCTTTGATCATCTTCGTCGGCATCATCGCCGAGCTTCCTGCGGCGCTGGCGCAGTTCTTTGCCAGCGGTCGCAGCGGTGCGATCAGCCCCGCCGTGATCATCGGCATCAGCCTTCTGATGGTCGCGCTGATCGCGTTCGTAGTGTTCATGGAGCGCAGCCTGCGCAAGATCCATATTCAATATCCGCGCCGCCAGGTTGGGATGAAGGTCTATGACGGCGGCTCCAGCCATTTGCCCGTCAAGGTGAACCCGGCAGGCGTTATCCCCGCGATCTTCGCCTCATCCTTGCTGCTCTTGCCCACCACGATCAGCACGTTTTCGGGGCAGGGCGATAATACCAGCCCGATCATGTCTACACTTCTGGCCTATTTTGGGCCCGGACAGCCGCTCTATCTGTTGTTCTTTACGGTGATGATCGTCTTCTTCACCTATTTCTACACCACCAATGTTGCGTTCAAGACCGAGGATGTGGCCGACAATCTGAAAAACCAGAACGGCTTTATCCCCGGCGTGCGGCCCGGCAAGAAGACGGAAGAATACCTCGATTATGTGGTCAGCCGCGTCCTTGTGCTTGGCTCCGGCTATCTCGCGGCGGTCTGTCTTCTGCCCGAAGTGATGCGCGCCCAACTGTCGATCCCGTTCTACTTTGGCGGCACGTCCGTTCTTATTGTTGTGTCTGTGACGATGGATACAATCCAACAGGTGCAAAGCCATCTTCTGGCTCATCAGTATGAAGGTCTGATCGAGAAATCGCAGCTGAGCGGCAAGGGTAAGAAGCGCGCGCGCAGAAAAGGGACTCAACGTAAATGA